In Corylus avellana chromosome ca2, CavTom2PMs-1.0, the following proteins share a genomic window:
- the LOC132169752 gene encoding phospholipase A1-IIgamma-like encodes MGMRHARNKNKSSRACIKAKKRIMSNIATKWRALSRVEEWKGLVDPLNLDLRRYIIHYGERVQVVYDAFIGDEKSRNCRLSRYSKRHLFSKVGLEKGNPYEYEVKKYFYATTDITSCHGFIKKSIFVDLPAGDSNWIGYVALSTDSGKTVLGRRDILICWRGTQGTAEWNINKMFDLASASKILGEGHNPKVHSGWYSLYSTAQEGSTYNSTSCREQVLSEIGKLVKRYKDEEVSITVTGHSLGAALATLNAVDIVYNGYNIPPGPRTIEPIKHFPVTTFVFAVPRAGDNGFFKVFSNLKNELHVLRINNKPSDIVPYLPPSVPIFFPYVDVGKELIIDTCKSPYLKKPTLDITLPESISNTHNLEVYLHGVAGTCGNDGQFILEVDRQIELANKMSAALKYENNVLDYWWTMENKSMIQNDHGSWVLMDHESDELVDGEEQDYGRKRRRLLGVE; translated from the exons ATGGGGATGAGGCATGCACGCAATAAGAATAAATCATCACGAGCGTGCATTAAGGCAAAGAAAAGAATCATGAGTAACATAGCAACAAAATGGAGGGCGCTGAGCAGAGTGGAAGAGTGGAAAGGTCTGGTAGATCCTCTCAACCTTGATCTCCGTCGGTATATCATTCACTATGGTGAAAGGGTTCAAGTTGTTTATGATGCCTTCATCGGAGACGAGAAGTCTAGGAACTGTCGACTTTCTCGCTATTCCAAGAGACACTTGTTCTCTAAGGTGGGCTTAGAAAAAGGCAATCCATATGAGTATGAAGTGAAAAAATATTTCTACGCTACAACAGATATCACAAGCTGCCATGGCTTCATCAAGAAGTCCATATTTGTTGATCTACCGGCTGGAGATTCAAATTGGATTGGGTACGTTGCACTGAGCACAGATAGTGGAAAAACTGTGCTAGGGAGGAGGGACATATTGATTTGTTGGAGGGGAACCCAAGGGACGGCCGAGTGGAATATTAACAAGATGTTCGATTTGGCCTCAGCTTCTAAAATACTTGGAGAGGGGCATAATCCAAAGGTGCACTCTGGTTGGTACTCCCTGTACAGCACAGCTCAAGAGGGTTCCACCTACAATTCCACTTCTTGTAGAGAGCAG GTTCTAAGCGAGATAGGTAAACTTGTAAAAAGGTACAAAGACGAGGAAGTGAGTATTACCGTGACCGGCCACAGCTTGGGCGCTGCATTGGCAACTTTGAATGCTGTGGACATTGTTTACAATGGATATAATATTCCTCCAGGGCCACGCACAATTGAGCCAATCAAGCACTTTCCCGTCACAACATTTGTGTTTGCTGTGCCACGAGCCGGGGACAATGGATTTTTCAAAGTATTCTCTAATCTAAAAAACGAGCTTCATGTCTTGCGGATCAATAATAAGCCAAGCGATATTGTCCCTTACTTGCCACCATCGGTGCCAATATTTTTCCCATACGTAGATGTGGGAAAGGAGTTGATAATTGATACTTGCAAATCTCCCTACTTAAAAAAACCTACTTTGGATATCACTCTTCCTGAATCCATCTCCAACACACATAATTTGGAAGTTTATCTGCATGGAGTTGCTGGAACATGTGGGAATGATGGACAATTCATATTGGAAGTGGATCGTCAAATTGAACTTGCAAACAAGATGTCGGCTGCTCTGAAGTATGAGAATAATGTACTAGATTATTGGTGGACCATGGAGAACAAGTCTATGATCCAAAACGACCACGGCTCTTGGGTGTTGATGGATCACGAGAGTGATGAGTTGGTAGATGGCGAAGAACAAGACTATGGCCGAAAACGACGCCGGCTCTTGGGTGTGGAATGA